Genomic DNA from Cucurbita pepo subsp. pepo cultivar mu-cu-16 chromosome LG13, ASM280686v2, whole genome shotgun sequence:
TGTTGTTGTAGGCTGGCGACTCTACTCCTGAGGAACTAGCAACTGCCACACAGGTCCAGGGCCCTTACATGTCTATTGGACTTGAGAAGCCATCAGTTGAGCTTGTGAAGATCACAGAAGACTTGAAATCCTTCAAGGCTTATGACAAGATTCGTATCGAGAGAACGAATGCCCGCCATGTCGGTGCTCGGTTGAAGAGGGCTGCCGAGgcagagaaggaagagaagaagtaAATGGTTTCAAGTTTTTAACTGTGCCCATATGTTATCCGTTGAAATTCAAATCGCTATAGTGTTTGGCCTTTAAATTTAGTatcctttttttcccttatgTGCAAACCTGAGTTATGagttcaattttgaaatgattaGAGATCTGTTTTTATGCAATGTCAAACATAACGCAGATTTCATAGATGTTGCCTCTTCTGATTTCTTATTCATATGCATTTTTTAGATGATCATCTCTTGGctcatatgtttttgtttttaaataccATTTTGGTTCCAAACTGTAAGCTGTTTAATTTTTGTACCTATACTTTAGAAGTGCCCATTTTAGGCTTTGTACTTACAAGAGAAGTGACTGCTTAATTAGGAGAAATCAAAAACTTTAATTAGCAGACTCGCATATTCCGACTTCTCCAGAGCCTCCGATAGTATGGCTGAGATAGTGATGGGTTCTTTACCCCTGCGGGGATGGAGCAACAAAAGTTGAGAATTCAAAAGAAGGTCATGGCAAGATGAGCTGTTTATCATCACGGTAGGTTAAGTGTCAAGTGGAAGTGCAGGGATCCTACATGACTCGATCAATCAATTCTTCTAGCTTTGCTTGCTTCATCCTCATTAGCTTCATCAATATTCCTTTTACACTCATTTCTCGCAGCCCCTCTAGTCTCTGAAAAAATCAGAACACATTTTTTCTAATGAAAGTCGCTATGAAACAATTTACTCGTGATTCTTCCTAATTATCAGAATCCATGACAATGGCACCTTAACACGATTACAGACAATTGGATACAAAATCTAACCACCAACGCAATCCAGTATGAAAAGAACAGTATTTGAGAAAGTCACTCCTCAAGAATGGCTGTAGGGCGCAACAATTTACCCCGAAAATACCGATTCATCAAGAACACATCTGAAAGCTCTGTCAAGAACATTTCGTCCAATAGATGGCCATGTCTTAAGAACCTGCCTTGCAATGGTAGCAGAACAAGGGTCAGCTAAAGAATAGAGATGGTGAACTGTTGTAAGAACTGCTAACACCACAAAGTGCAAGCCCAAAAAGACGCCTAAAACTGCAGGCATAAAGTTCTGAAATTCTCTTGACGTGAAACCCTATTAGGAAAATCCCAAGGTAACCAGAGTCAATGTCTTCATGGACGCGCCTATTTCAGTATCGAGATCAAAATACTGTATCCTCTCCCTTCCCGCTCATCCAGAACAACAAACTATggttattcaaaataataatgatattaGTTCATGAACATGGAATGGCGGAATAGACAATACAAAAATTAGCCATAAGAGAGTTTACTATATTACCTAATCGGAAAGATCAGAATCAAATGCTGGAATTTGGCGAAAACGAGAGAAGGGGCGCAAGTaggaaatttcatttttattttgcgGTGTTGATCTCTTCCGCCTTGCTGAAAACCCTTTACCAGAAAGAGAAGCAAATAAATATCCCATGTCCATTTCCTTGGCTCCCATACCATCATCCGCAAATCTGCATCATATCAACAATTAGTGAGCTACTATACTGATTGAAGGAAAACGCTCAATTTGAGATAATCCAGTAAAGCAGGAGTCTTAAAGACCTTCTACTCTACAATTCAGTGCAGATAATTGGAAGAGTTGAGCAACTCTTTCACttttttcataatattaaCCTCTGAATTGCCATGTTCACAGAGACACCAAGAGGAAACAGGTTACCAGTTACCAAGACTCTGAACTACCATCTATTAAAAGCACAGATTCCATGCTCTATAATAACTTAAGAAGAAGATCATTGGGCCATTTTGGGTACTCAAAAGAGTACAACTTAGTGTTCCTGTCATTGAGCTAATCCCAAAATCACAAATGTCTATACTGTTTTATACTTTGGCCACTTATTACCCTCTTGATGAGCCTGATTTAAAATTCGAGTTTTCTTCTTATGAGGAAGAGAATTGATGTACGCTCATTAAGGGTATGGTTATAAATGACTTGTAATTATGTTTGATCTGTAAGTCAAATAGGTTTCGTTCCTGGATGTACATAAACTTAGGGAAATGCCGATACCAGCGACACCATAATGGAGCATCGGAAATTGATGATGTAGCAGGCAAAAATGAATTGACAGTCTTTTCTAAACTTCTATCATCAGTCACCCTCTATCCAACGTTTTCATGTCTCGGTTATACACAATATTGGCATAATAATGtagtgaataatttttttaagaagaattaaaaaggcttaaagaaaatgaagtgaAGTGGGAGGTATACAAACTTAGCTATAAtataatgaagaaatcaaaacccaaaaattaagCAAAGAAGAACTGTACCGTTCACGGATTGACTTAAAAGCTTCTTTCGTTGCATAAGGCAACCCTGTTTTTGGGTCACGATACCTGCAGCATAAAAGGCAGTAATTACAAGAGAGTAATAATTGCAGAATTGTCAAATTCTTGATACTATACTTCAGTACAGTTCTTAGGAGCAATACCCTGCAGAGTTAAAAGCTTCTTAAGTAGCATAAGGTAACCCTCTTTCTGCCCTGTGTTAAAGCTCCGAGGATTGCACCTCATGCACTTTACTATTTAAAAGAACTATGATATAACCTTTTCTGATCTCTCCAGTTTCCATCATAGCCTAAATTTTAAGGAATTGAACCATGTTGCCTTTAGATTGCGAACAATTGAACCGGTCTAACAAAAAACGTTGTGGTATTTCATGAAGCACTTGAAGGatcatttttttagattaaaagaACATAAGAACAATCATTTAAACTATCTCTCAGGCACACGAGAACAAGAACCAAACATTAGTTGGCAATGAGATCTTACCTCGCAGGCAAACCTGTAATCACACATACGGCTTTCTCTGGatctagaaagaaaaatggaagagaaatatACTTAGGTTCTGAACTTTTTTACAGTGCAAAATAGCATACTAGATAATctcaatgtttttctttttcttttcctgggATAAGTAACCAATAATTATAAGCATTACAGATGAAACAGATCAAGCAAGATCAGAACCTGCATATTCTTCAAATAcaaaggaagaggaaaagaacTAAAAACTTAATGGAATGAATTTGATACCTTAAAGGCACATTCCAAGGGACAATAGCTCTCGGAAGTAAATCAGATCCATTTTTTTAACTCATTGTTTTAATACTTTAGTAAAGAGGAAATAACAGTTTTTCTCATAAGAAGTCCTactcttgaaaatttgagaagTTTCTGAAAGAGAGGAACCGATGGACGAGAGGGCACTTCAATTTAGGGGACAAGGTACTGATAAGAACAagatccattttcttttcctttctaacAGGAAACAAATTTGGAAGACTGAAAGAGATCCTGTAAACACAAGGAAGTAGGACGCTGGCCAAATTTTGCTGAGCTAACAGTGTTTTGGGGATTCATTGTAACAAAAATATGCAATGAAGGCTATTATTTCAAGATTTGTAACAAAACAGTTTTGAGAATTTATAGAAGCATCTGTATTTGTATGAATTAGGAAGTATTTATCTTTCATCGATTATTccttttgttctccttttaCCTTCCATTAATTATGCactttattttccttttgtctCCTTTTGGTGTTTGTATAGTTGAGTATTAGTCTAGGAGATTTCTTGTTCAAGAAAATATTGGGTGGATGATTATGTACAAGTAATTAATTACATGGAACTGATGTGGTTGAAAGCTCTGCCTGAAATGACGATCCTTTACTGAACTCTAGATATGAGCAACCTGCAACAAAATACACCAATATAACTTAATTCCGAACATGGATAAGGTCATTTCTGAAAGAACACAATTTTCAGTCACACTTCAGATGGTACCATTTCTTGACAAATATTGTATCCGTGGACCATTGTACACAGCTTTCTGTACAATTGCTCTCTTTTTGACTTCTTCTTCCCTTGCCAAAACACGCTCCAAATTCCTCAAGTTCATGATTTCTTGAATATGGaaggttaaaatattaattcaagaaaaaaaaagagaagatacATTCAAGTATCCACCCAGTGTTGCAACTTACAACAGAAAACGTTAACCATCAGTTTCACCTGTTTGAGCGGCTTCAAGAAGCATGTCTTCCtgactcatcttcttctcctcaCCTGGATTTTTCCTCTTGATTGGCTGGTGGACACGAAAGAATACAGTCTCACTCATATCTAATACTAAAAACAGTCATTTTGACAAAATTGTTTGATGGAAACACTAGAACAAAATTGAAcattgaaggaaaagaagcaGGAAATGAACTTTTGAGGAAGCAGGAAAGGAACTTTTTGAGAAAGCAGGAAAAAATGTGCGATTAATAATTAGAACCACACAAATAGGACAATGAATTCATTTGATATGGATGTTAAGGCTTGCGTATAGAAGATTTGGATTAGAGGAAAGCAAAGCATCCATCTTCAAGGAAAAAACTAAACATTTAGAAGGCATCTGGAAGTTAGCTAGATGCTAGATTTCTCACTTCTATAAGGTGCATTCCCTTTAATAgttattgaaaaatgaagtttttattaacaaaattggTGGACATCTTATTTACCATACTGATTTCTTACTCTCCTGAATACACTGTCAGTTGTCttatctct
This window encodes:
- the LOC111808856 gene encoding SWR1 complex subunit 2, encoding MDSSKEEDASVFLDRSSRLTRGKRMTKLLDDELEEDELFWNQDALKEDEVDDEYEEEPEVADEFDSDFNEDESEPEEEAENEADERTQTKKRLIFPGKTPSKNKNKKRVVSKIEKSSKDEASTDQSTPPEHHDTPDDTEVERTVRKSTRTSVIVRQAERDAIRAALQATMKPIKRKNPGEEKKMSQEDMLLEAAQTEIMNLRNLERVLAREEEVKKRAIVQKAVYNGPRIQYLSRNGCSYLEFSKGSSFQAELSTTSVPYPEKAVCVITGLPARYRDPKTGLPYATKEAFKSIRERFADDGMGAKEMDMGYLFASLSGKGFSARRKRSTPQNKNEISYLRPFSRFRQIPAFDSDLSD